The genomic interval GTAAGGTGTATTAGGGATAAAGCAGCTTCTTACCTATATACACCCCATgccctgtactgtaataatacaCAACAGACATGGGGGGCACAAGATGAGAGGAGACAACAGCTAAACAGAATGAGGGGGTCTGTTCATCCTCCTACATGGGGACAGAGCTGCTTTTTGAGTGCTGTGGGACCCCGCCGAGTGGGTAAGGAGTTACTTGTCACAAGAGGCCCCTGCAGAAACTTATCACAAGATCAGGCTCATGAATGAGAATGTTGTGATGGCCGACCTGTCGATGCTCCCATATAGGAAAGAGCTGATTTAGTATACTGAGTGGCAATAGGGACCTATGAGCCCCCCGCCCCCCCACCTTAGTGGCCACTGTTTGTCAGTGCAGCTATTTATGCACAGAGGTTTGGACCAAACAAACATGTCTACCCCTTTAAGTGGTTACAGAGGCTTAAAGGGCGACCCTCTCCCCACCACCAGTATACAGGATAGTGATGAATATTAGATCTCAGGGGCCCCTCTAATCATTGACAAGTCTGCAATTCAGGATACGGATGCAGCAAGGACCCATGCCTGGATCTGTTACCCTCTTGACCCTGGGCAGGGTTACCTCCCCCTTTAAATTCAGTATTAAAGTCCCACAGGGCAACGCGGTCACGCGGAATAATGGACGATCCATCAGTGTTGAAATCTGCTAAAGTTTATTACTAGAAGTATCCGCTGTGAACACCGCCTTATTACAGCCGGGGTGCGGGCGGTCATGTGGCCGAGCAGGGATTTGGCACAGTGTACAATAAATAATGAGGTTTAGTGATTTACCAAACTATgaaggaaaaaataaatgaagagaGTCGAGGGGTGACCAGAGCGTGGCCGCCCTCCACCGGGGCCGCCCGAGGCCAACGACAAGTCAATGTAAGCACCTGACCGGGAGGAGGGGCGAGGGTGACCGAAAACAATGAACAATCCTTATAGAGAAGCTCCAAATATTGCAACCTGCGGATCCTGAGGCacatcatgtcttctactccaatcACACCGACAGCAGCAATCCCCATTGCCCACATTTACGAATAATGCAGCAGATTTATCGCAGGGGCGGGTGCTGGATGCGACATTGTGCTCTTATTACGTGTAAATCCCCccattcaggctgcagaacttccCATCacggtgctgccccctgctggtgaagAAGATACCAGGCAGTGTAGAGTAGACGCAGGGCGTTATTATTATTAGCAGCATTTTGGACACTGCTTTGAATGTGAGTGGAGGACAAAATAGAAAACGTGATGGGAAGCGAATACCGaataatgacccccccccccccagcaaggGCGGACGACTGATACGAGGGATAGATCAGGGTTATTTACGTGCAGCAATGTGGATCCCACGTTCTACTGGGTTAATGGGCAAAGGGGTGGAGCCTGGTGCAAGGATTCCCTGCCCCGCCTCCTCTGACACAGCACAGTGTATAACCGTTGGCTATAATATTCCTTTAAGGCCATGAACGCGCGGTTCGAAACGGGTGCGAAACATGCTGGGGTAAATAATCAGAATATTATCAGCTCGCCATGACACCGGGTAAGaaaaaactgcatcatgtgaacagCAGTCTGAGCTGCCCCTGGTCACGGGTTCACTTAGTCATACTCCCACGTGGAGCGCGGTCGCCGTCATGTGACCGCCCTGCCTACATTGCAGATTACGTCACCATGTATGTGGAGGATTTACGCCAGTCCCTGGGCCTTACTCTGCCTAATACACCATGACTGgggcccataacaaccaatcacagcgcagctttcatcctTCCAGTGTGGAATAGGaaatagaagctgagctctgattggttgctacggTCAACAATGGTAGTGACCAAATGAGGCCTACTAATCCTCACAGAAGCCTCTGCCCAGGTATCTTATATCAGACTGGTGAGGGTTTAACTCCCACTGCCCCCAATAAGCGGCTGCCTGAAGGGGCTGTAGTGCTCTAGGACAAGCGCAGCGCCATACGCTGCAGAGTGGCCATGACAAGGTACTGCAGGTGGGAAAGCAAGGCAGGCACGGAGATCAGCTGGCCATGAGGTCCCGGACAGGAGCCGACAGGGCACGAAAACCAATTATAAACGCACCCAATAGACCTCACGTCCCAAACTACATGGGCGATATTATCTTTGGAATTTCCAGCACATTACACGAGGGCAAGTGACCACTGACTTGTGGCTAGGGCGGCGCAGTCACCCGCAAAAGCTGGCGTGTCATCAGTATGCGGGGACGGGCAATTACCGGTGACTTCCTATAACCCGCTCCGTGTATCTACAGTCGTATATCAGATACGGCACCGTcagacaagaagaggaggagcttgTGACCGCAGGAACGGCGCCATGATCCGGTGACGCAAAATAGAAGAGGCGGACGCCAGGCAACGGGTGAAGGCAGCGGAAAGTATATATACACGTATATTTATAGAAGAGTGAACGCGTAATGTGCTTATGTACAAACAGCTTCACCATTTTCTTTACATTTGCGGATTTTTgcctttatgtgtttttttttttttttgtttgtttttctcgcTGGGTGTTACAAACGACACGAAATACCTAAAAATCCTGAGAAAGAGAgtggaaaaatatatataatatatatcatcgcctaaataaaaaaaataaaatcccttCATTACGGAAatatttaagcttttttttttttctattagtttttttttttttcctgaaatttttttttttttgctttttttttttctttcaggatCTACCACAGAACctcaaaaaggagaaaaaaaaaaaataaattgccgcttgaaaaaaaaactgggaaaaaaaaaagtaaaatgtgaaaaaacacAAGCAGATTATTATACACATAAAAGGCATCGGAAAATGATGCATCCggattccaaaaaaaaacaggaaaaaaaacaaaaaaacttttctgGTTTGAGTCTTTGAGGACAGAAGGAACCGTGTGGGTTATAAAGGTGTGAACCTTAAAATAACCCCCCCAAGTCCACGCGGCGGCTCCGAATCTGTCAGGCACAGCTCCgactacgaaaaaaaaaaaaaagtacaaaaatttcAGAGGCCGGATGTCTCCGCAGCTTCATCTTCTGCTCCGACCTCGcaagacaaaaacaaaaagaagGAGTTGTGGCGGCTTTGGTAAGAAGGTCCTTATGATTGTACCTTAGTTATGGGCGTCAGGCAGCATCGGGATGGTACCAGGATACCAATCAGGGCACAAGTTGTACAATAATTAACGTCTGAATGTGGTGAAAGTGCATAGAGAGGGGGCGCCGGAGAGCCGGGCTCCTCACAGTTATCAGGCCTGTCTGTCTACAATTACAGTATGTGAAGCGTCACAGTCACGGGGGGGAGACCAGGCTCAGCACTTCTTCTCCTCGGCAGATATCCTTTCCTCGTCTTCGTCAGCTTCCTCGATCACCTGGATCTCGTCAGAAGGAGACATGGAGGAGCCCTCGCTCTGCTGTGCTTTGCTGCTGTCCGGTTtggctttctcttcttcttcgaTGGTCTTCTTCCACGCCTTATGGTTCTCCCGCAGGTGATGCATGATGGCGCTGAACATCCGCCGCCGGCCTTTCCTCCTTTTAGGCTCTGGAACAAGAGAGCGCGTCATACAGTGGACAAAACCAATATACGAGAGCCTGGTGTGTAAGAGGTTAATAGAAGGCTCAGGTGGAGGAGATatacaagactagagatgagcgagtagtattccatcgagtaggtattcaatcgaatactacggtattcaaaatactcgtacgcgatcgaatactactcgctattcgaatggaaaaatttgatgcagaaccagcgttgattggccgaatgctatacagtcggccaatcaacgctggttcttctcctacctttagaagtcttctccgcgcagcgtccccgcggcgtcttccggctctgaattcactctgccaggcatcaggccttggcagagccgactgcgcatgcccgtgctacaagaaaatggacgctttgactgtaagcggccattttcttgtagtgcggacatgcgcagtcggctctgcccaggcccgacgcctggcagagtgaattcagagccggaagacgccgcggggacgctgcacggagaagactcctcggaggatccagcctgaccctcactcgtggacttggtaagtataatttgatcggatgttgcctacccctgaaacgagcattttccccccatagactataataggattcaattcgagtagtcaaatattgcggggctactcgaaacgaatatcgaacctcgaacattttactgttcgctcatctctatacaagaCGCTTCCTACATGGCAGAGACCTGAAGACCGaatcaagtatcagcctgtccatCTCAGGCCGCAAGTGACATCACTTTATAAATTCATCAAATAAATACTTCAGAGCAGCACTCACGATTCTGCCGGTTTCTTTTAGAAACTGTCAGCAAGCTCGCCATCAGACACCCCCTAAGAATTTATCTGAGCTTGTAGGATATAGAAGCCTATATAATACTCCTGCAGCGGCCACTACGGGACGATGAGACTCTCATATTCGGCATCTCTTGCACTTACTCTGACCGATCTCATCCACTTCCTCATCCTCCGTGTCCAGGTCTTCGccgtcttcctcttcctcctcctcctcgtcactTTCTATCACCTCGTCCTCTTCATCTATCCACTTCCCTGGGAGCAGGCCGGCCGCATCGTAGGAGTTACACAGGGGCCCCACAATGTGCGTAATGAAGGATTCCTGGAGTTTAGCCAGCTGCGGAGAGGAGCGGTCCATGAAGGGGCTGATGGGTAATCCCAGACTCGCTTCCTCGTCCCCCTGAAACACAAGTGACCCATAATCCATCAAATCAACAACTGCAAAGCCCTGAGCAAAAGTCTCGGCACATCGAATTTGAGGGGCGCCATTTCATTACCTGTTCGTAGAATTCATTGACAATGCCCTCCGTCCACTTCAGGTGCAGCTCGCGGGTTTTCGCGGGGCCATTGATGTCCGCCAGCTTTATGCATATTTGGCACACCAGCAGCCGATCATTCTCATTACTCCAGTCGATGCCATTACTGTTCACATCATTCACCTGTCAGCGCAGAAGGAAGCTATTAATATCACCGTGGCGGCCATGTTGGGGTCAGTGTCACATCAGAATCACATGGAGCCTTGGACATTACACAGGACAGTAGATTGTAATATTGTGGCACAGCGGGCCCTGGACCCGTCATACAAACCTTGGCATTGAACTCAGCCAGAAAGTCAAAGTGTTTCTTGAGGTCGGTGGCGAGGATCGCCTCAATCACCAGGAATCGGAACCTCTTGAACTGCACGTGGTCCAGGTGCGTCAGGAAGTTGTAATGAGACTGGGAGAGGAAGAGGTTCCAGGCGGCAGCCGCGTGGTGGTTCTCCAGGACGGATCTGTCATTATACAGAACGGCCTGAAACAAGAGTCAGAAGAGTCAGCGCAGGCGTCTGAGCCGCCATCATTACCGGGATGGCGAAAACACAATGTAGTAATGTAACACAACGTACACCTCAAAGCTCAACACCCAGACCAACAAGGCTGAAGAGGTCACCATATACAGAGACAGCATGTTACTACtggtccctgttatcagccacatcatGCTATGAAGAAGGTGACTGTAggatactacacagacctgtattatctgctgtacagtagactgtctctccatactacacagacttgtattatccgCTGTACAGcaaactgtctctccatactacacagacttgtattatctgctgtacagtagactgtctctccatactacacagacttgtattatctgctgtacagtagactgtctctccatactatacagacttgtattatctgctgtacagtagactgtctctccatactacacagacttgtattatctgctgtacagtagactgtctctccatactacacagacttgtattatctgctgtacagtagactgtctctccatactacacagacttgtattatctgctgtacagtagactgtctctccatactacacagacctgtattatctgctgtacagtagactgtctctccatactacacagacttgtattacctgctgtacagtagactgtctctccatactacacagacttgtattacctgctgtacagtagactgtctctccatactacacagacctgtattacctgctgtacagtagactgtctctccatactacacagacttgtattatctgctgtacagtagactgtctctccatactacacataCTTGTATTacctgctgtacagtagactgtctctccatactacacagacttgtattatctgctgtacagtagactgtccctccatactacacagacctgtattatctgctgtacagtagactgtctctccatactacacagacttgtattacctgctgtacagtagactgtctctccatactacacagacctgtattacctgctgtacagtagactgtctccccatactacacagacctgtattatctgctgtacagtagactgtctctccatactacacagacctgtattatcttCCGATATTACACAGTCCTGTATATTATAGGACACTGCCTTGTTTATCGGCTACTCTTATACTGGTCGCCATTACACTCGGGGGGCAATAGATTCCCGTTGTCACCATAGTGAGGATTCTCTTCTGATCACCGCAGTGAGTATGATACATAACAGAATTATCATTGGTGGTGATCGCCCCGTTATGTGGCCGCAGCGCCCGCTGTACACAGAGGTTTCCTCGGCCTCTTTCCTCCGTGGAGCCTCATAAATCAGGAGGTAAAGTAGAATCATTCATCGCTAAACCAATTTAGAAGCCTTTATGTCGCTTCTGAAATATCTCGCCGTCTTCCCGGGCGGCCGCGTCACATCCATCATGATAACCGGATTACACCGCCACTCAGCTGGTTCCCCATAATCAGGTTACGTGCGAGGTGAATCCCCGTCCTGCGCCTCCTAATCAAGTGGAGAAGACGAGAACAGGAGGCGCATCCATCTCTGCCTCGTCCCTCCGTCCAGGCAAACTCTACAGATCCCAGCAACATCCGCCCCTCGCTGTCATTTCTCGGCCACACAGGATGGGGAGGGGGCGGCCGCCATTGTGGATTTAATCCAATTAGTGCTGTAATTAACCTAACGGGATAATCAAAAGCAACACAAACAGACGCTGCGGGGAAACCGCGCACAGTGACCAGACGTCCATACAAAGGGCAACGGGAAAGGGGGTGTCAAAGAGTGAAACGCACACTATCCAAAAGATAAAAGGAAAAACCCCAAGGGGCATTGAGGGGAGAGTCCTATCTTGTACCCCCTTCGAGTTTAGAGGGGCCCCCCTTATCTGGCCAATATAAAAGCAAAGAGCCACAGAGCAGGGGAGTCAATCCTTAAGATAGGTAGAGGAATGGCCTACCCCCCCCAATGACGGACCCCATTTATAGACCTGCTCACATTCACCACCAGGGGGCAGCTTATTTCTGCCATCACTTCAGGTCTCCTGACATATACAAGATGTGGCTGCCGTGTACTATGGGGTAGATTCCACTAGAGTGTAGAGTCCTGGATGGCGCACTCACCTGTGGTGCATTTGTGGCCACGAGAAAGGCATTAGTGCGACCGGGGTGGTCATAATCGTGCATAGCAGCCGCCACATACAGCGCCATTAGCTCCAGTGCCGGGATGTTCGCCGCCAAGCAGCCATAACTGTCATCTGTGATCTGACAACTCCTCGAGGACAAGAATGTGTGATTGACCCCGCTGTCGGATTCTGGaaggaggagaaagaaagaaagaatgaccATGAACCTCAAGGCCCAAAGTCAATGACCCCGAAACACAACAGGCGGTAACATGGAGGGTAAAGAGCAGCCTAAAAGTGCCCTCACCCGCACAGAATCACCCTATAGAGACCACACTGGATGTCCCAATGGGTAATTGGCAGAAACTGGGCTGGATCCCTAACCCTGGAACACTGGGGGAAGGACTGAACAATCCTTGTTGCtgcggtgcattgtgggagatgtagtttttGCAATTTCCCACATTCCAGCTCATAAATCATGAATGGCCGTCCCCTCCCAGGGTCATTTACAAGTACAATCAGCACAATCATACCAAAGCTTAGCGCTGCATCACCAGGACAGCCTGCAATGCCAACAGCCGCCTGCTAGATGGAGCTGATGAGCAGACCCCACAATCAGGCGATCAGTGTGCACCCGAGATGTGCTGCAAAGGTGCAATGTCCCAGCCGGCTGCTAGATGGAGCTGATGAGCAGACCCCACAATCAGGCGATCAGTGTGCACCCGAGATGTGCTGCAAAGGTGCAATGTCCCAGCCGGCTGCTAGATGGAGCTGATGAGCAGACCCCACAATCAGGCGATCAGTGTGCACCCGAGATGTGCTGCAAAGGTGCAATGTCCCAGCCGGCTGCAGTGTGGCACTAGTGTAATAATCCCTATGTTGTGGCCCTCCCTCCTCAGGGGCCCCTCTGCTGCATGTAGCCCCTACTAACTGAGGTGTCCTAAGCAGAAATCCCTGCCCTCTCTATTAAGTGAGCATGCCCTAATATAATGGAGCCGCCCCTTTAACGCCTCTTGGATGGATCTGTCAATCAATGCTGACTGCCGGGATCCGGTGTGAGATGAGGGATCCCCCGCCAGATCTGGGCACAGTCACCGGTAACCGCCGCGCTCTCCCCCCCTCATTGCTGCAATCGCTCCACATTGTTCTGATATTTTTAGTCCTGGACGTTTAATTTCCTAATTATGTAAAGAATTATTATCCTAATGCGCCGCAGCAGCCGGCAAAGTGCTGACTGCAGCAGGAGGATATACTGGGAGCGGGCGCTGCTGGCGGGGAGCCGGGGGCTTGGCAGCGGACGAGGAATGATCAGCATTTACCCATCAATCAATTAACCAGAAATACAAGGCGCTCATAAACCAGGCGGCACGGGAGCGGCCCCATTAACCCCGGCACCACCGACTGCTGACAAGCCTGCTATTACTGGACGTGGagaactacaattcccaacatgGCCTCGTAGCCACATGATGGGAGCTGTAGTTGTGATGACACCAAACTGCTGCCCCCTATCTACCCATCCCCACCCCTGTCTATGATAAGTGGTGCTCTCCTGTGTCGGGGGTGCACAGATGATCATCACTGCACTGGTGGACTTTGTTACTATGTgtcagtgaccaccagggggcatatGACATAGTCAGGGACAAAGCAGGGGTGGGTGGGGGGTCACTTACTTTTACACTGAAGGTGTTAGCACTCACCTGCCTCATCGCTGGACAACTCCTGGAAACCAGGAATCGGTCGCGTGGTCAGAAACCAAACCGCGTGCAGGACGTCGGTGGCGTGAGTGCGATTATGGTCTGCAAGAAAACCCAAATATTAACAAAAGGAGTCCTCGGGAATCCCCCCAAAATCCCAGATCTGGTGGAAGTTACCCGATTATATTCTGAAGATTTTTGCAAAATAAGGCTAAACCATTTTCcccacgtgggggggggggggtcactcgcCTGGTACTCACATGGAATATCCCGGTAACCACTTTCCAAAGCCCGGAAGAAGTTTCGGAATTCTTTTTCAGGGATTTTGAAGATTTGAAACAAATCTGTATCGTAGAACAAGGTGTACGAGACCTGCGAAATACAAGACGGAGAGACGCCATGAAAACCGCCTACAGGGGGAGACACTGAAAAGCCTTGTTATCTATGTGATCAGATATCAGGGATGGGGGAGTAGGTAACCGGAGAAGTTACTGCAGAATTATGGCTGCAGCTCTGCATGTGACTAGAGTAGAGTTACACACCTGCAGCCAATCACACAAGGCCAGTCACTGGACCCcgcccacagtcaccagacccctCCCCATAGAGCTGGAGGACCCATAAACCAGCGTCTCCTGATCTGTTTGCCGCTGTTCTCGCCCACGTTACATCTTCTCATCGCATTTGATCTAAATTAAGTCTTCATTAATGGCGCTGTGTTTTTGGCGGCGGCGGGAACGGTCGCTCATTATTTCAGCAGCTTATCCTCGAAGGACCTCGGATTACTCACTCTACCATTTCGGAGCCCAATGATCTCAACGCTACAATTTGGCTGCGGCGGCCGCTTCAGCTGCATTAGACAATTCTAGAGAAAAGCGTTTTATTGGGAGGCGACGGAGCCAAAAAAGTGAAGTCATAATGAAAAGTTGTCAGGCCGAGAATGAGATTGTGCCGCCACCAGGAAATCAATAATCGCCGGACGCTCAGCAAGTCACATTTATAATGTCTGAACAGAGGCAGAAATAATCTGTAACGCCGGGAGTAATGGAGAGATGTCACATGACAGGAGGGGGCGCTGCGACACGTTATAGTCACCATCTATAATATCCCTTATCCAGCGCCTTCTGCTGATCAATCATCGACTACAATACATTATAGCTGGGGGCGCTGTTGCATTGGAGTCTATGGAAAGTTCACAGTGGTGAAAAGCAGTACTGCAAGGGGCCGACATAAATGGCTAATTCAGTCTGACCTCCAGGATGGTGGAGGCCAGGGCCGCTTTagccatagggccaatggtgcaatGTACCAGGCCCTATAGTAGAGGGGGCCCCTTGGATCAGCGGATAGTCCTGCATTTGTTGCCCTGCTGTCCTGGGCAGTGGGtccggaggacatgaaactgtgggggcagcctggaggagaaaattataatataatatttgagGGGCGACAGCAGTGGAGACAGGTTAAAGTGAGATGCTTGCAGGGGCATTTGgctgggccactgaggggcattatactatgtgggggcattataatttgtgtaggGTTTTCTAATTGTTGGTGATGGGTGGGGGGGCATTCATGAAAGTTTTGCCCTGGTGGGGGTAGGAGTTACCTGACTGAGGATCCTCCCGCATTTTCCTCCAGTCTTCTCCATAAGATCAAAAATCGGAAAATTCCAATTATCCAATTTCCTTAACGACTCGTCCTGATCCTCAAGGAGCACATCCAACGCCTCGCCCTGCTCAGAGACATGAGGACGACATCATAGCAGCGCTACAGAGGGGGGGGGAAACCCCAAAACCAACATGTGCGCCACGAAATCTGCCCTGACCCAAGAATTCTTacaattgttacattgtatccagacTAAGCACAGCAGAGCTCCaggcactgacacattgtaacgacCCCTTAAATCATATTGAGGTTACCTCTGACTGTGGGCTTGCCTCTTGCGGTTGTTCGTCGTCCTCAGGTAACGTCTTACAGTCGGCGTGCGGTCGTTTTTCCTGCGCCCTGTCTGTTGAGTGCAAAGGTTCGGCCTGAACGCTGGAGAATTCACCTATAAAAGACGAAGATGAAACATGGTCACCGGGATATGAGAACAAAACTGCGATGGAGGATGACATCACTAGGACTACAGGGCAGTAATACCCCCAGagcagcgccccctgctggccgcGCCCGGCACTCACCTGATTTCCGCTGTTGGTTCTCAGCACCAGGTGTCGAGCCGCCCTCCAGAGATTCTGAGTTTGATGATTTAGAAATCCTGTGATCACAACTAGGAAAAGA from Leptodactylus fuscus isolate aLepFus1 chromosome 7, aLepFus1.hap2, whole genome shotgun sequence carries:
- the PDE3B gene encoding cGMP-inhibited 3',5'-cyclic phosphodiesterase 3B gives rise to the protein MKESPDRNGYVRSCVTPLPPDPPHRRLLCALARLRPRLLCGFGALLAAGCSVLASGVGWAHCLLHALSPLFSLGCAFFFLSCSLARAQSGGSGALWLLALPLCCCCGDVLLPPGAGDELRLLLVLLSVGLLSLWRGLRLRHAVLLLLFSGLVWLVSRSSLSALPHAVRALGGCLVGLAGSLLALGFSNGFHIREAAVPRSSAAMLEDKVPVIRPRRRSSCVSLGETSAASYYGSGKMSRRPSLPCISREQMILWDWDFKQWYKPQYQNASGGNGVDLSVLNEARNMVSELLVDPSLSPQVVSSLRSINSLMGAFSGSCRPKVNPFTPFPGFYPCAEVDDAMDKGERKFHKGLNSRSSLPTPQLRRSSGASALPPMDLAASRWERSNGKRSHQDYGSASQGSYPNGPFSSNLLTIPKQRSSSVTLTPHMGTRRAGTSPSLSPVNSPSHSSAFIRSPVEFPDTADFLTKPSVTLHKPVGYSLSSQDSPQPIRPSTSHICHSCDHRISKSSNSESLEGGSTPGAENQQRKSGEFSSVQAEPLHSTDRAQEKRPHADCKTLPEDDEQPQEASPQSEGEALDVLLEDQDESLRKLDNWNFPIFDLMEKTGGKCGRILSQVSYTLFYDTDLFQIFKIPEKEFRNFFRALESGYRDIPYHNRTHATDVLHAVWFLTTRPIPGFQELSSDEAESDSGVNHTFLSSRSCQITDDSYGCLAANIPALELMALYVAAAMHDYDHPGRTNAFLVATNAPQAVLYNDRSVLENHHAAAAWNLFLSQSHYNFLTHLDHVQFKRFRFLVIEAILATDLKKHFDFLAEFNAKVNDVNSNGIDWSNENDRLLVCQICIKLADINGPAKTRELHLKWTEGIVNEFYEQGDEEASLGLPISPFMDRSSPQLAKLQESFITHIVGPLCNSYDAAGLLPGKWIDEEDEVIESDEEEEEEEDGEDLDTEDEEVDEIGQKPKRRKGRRRMFSAIMHHLRENHKAWKKTIEEEEKAKPDSSKAQQSEGSSMSPSDEIQVIEEADEDEERISAEEKKC